From the Cryptomeria japonica chromosome 2, Sugi_1.0, whole genome shotgun sequence genome, one window contains:
- the LOC131047109 gene encoding late embryogenesis abundant protein Lea5-like — protein MAKSIFRVKVVSAEALSSSKIEGTGLPSLTRLRCFSDSAPKAELPVEKGIDEEAQQRKSGDNNVRQRAAWMPDPVTGNFIPEDHFGEVDIAELREDILRRHSLSKRKPPT, from the exons ATGGCCAAATCAATATTCAGAGTGAAAGTTGTATCTGCTGAAGCCTTGTCCTCCTCCAAGATTGAGGGCACTGGTCTCCCAAGTTTAACACG GCTGAGATGTTTCAGTGATTCTGCACCAAAAGCTGAGTTGCCGGTTGAAAAGGGTATTGATGAAGAGgcacaacaaaggaaaagtggagaTAATAATGTGAGACAGCGAGCAGCATGGATGCCTGACCCAGTGACTGGAAATTTTATTCCAGAAGACCATTTTGGTGAAGTTGATATTGCTGAACTCAGGGAAGACATTCTGAGGCGTCACTCTCTCTCCAAACGCAAACCCCCAACTTAA